A single genomic interval of uncultured Pseudodesulfovibrio sp. harbors:
- a CDS encoding transporter substrate-binding domain-containing protein has translation MKSSLILFILFLACSPAVQAQELTLKTQDFPPYAYLIDDKLSGPAVEIIHATCEQADLECHMELLPWARAQDAVKHGKDNGLFVLAKTPERTAWLAFSYPLFEANYGFFVRSQNLLEYTAPSDISGYHIGVYGPSNTSKRLESIVSQAKGCTVEMRPDDEAGFKKLNHGRIDAVYSNKYVGDALISKMHLRMTRYAGTEGKVLYYLAFSKRNTEEETIKRFNEAYLKLHEDGSIAKILDTYNMKPVPIKCPIE, from the coding sequence GTGAAATCTTCCCTTATCCTTTTCATACTCTTTCTGGCATGCAGCCCCGCTGTACAGGCGCAGGAACTCACCCTGAAAACACAGGATTTTCCTCCCTACGCCTACCTTATCGATGACAAACTCTCAGGCCCTGCCGTTGAAATCATCCACGCGACCTGCGAACAGGCAGACCTTGAGTGCCATATGGAATTATTGCCGTGGGCACGGGCACAGGATGCTGTGAAGCATGGAAAGGATAACGGCCTGTTCGTGCTTGCCAAGACTCCGGAAAGAACCGCTTGGCTTGCGTTCTCATACCCATTGTTTGAAGCGAATTACGGTTTCTTCGTCCGCAGTCAAAACCTGCTGGAATACACCGCCCCCAGTGATATCTCCGGGTACCACATCGGAGTCTACGGCCCTTCAAACACCTCGAAACGTCTTGAATCCATTGTCAGTCAGGCAAAAGGATGCACCGTTGAAATGCGCCCCGACGACGAAGCCGGATTCAAAAAACTCAATCACGGACGTATCGACGCGGTCTATTCCAACAAATATGTCGGCGACGCCTTGATTTCAAAAATGCACCTGCGAATGACACGATATGCCGGGACAGAGGGCAAGGTTCTTTATTATCTGGCTTTTTCAAAAAGAAACACAGAAGAGGAAACGATAAAGCGCTTTAATGAAGCCTATCTGAAACTCCATGAGGATGGCTCCATCGCCAAAATACTCGACACATACAACATGAAACCTGTCCCCATCAAATGTCCCATTGAATGA